The Xenorhabdus doucetiae genome has a window encoding:
- a CDS encoding fimbrial protein, with product MKLNKLALVLGLGVALAAGAANADDQIPQETKLVNQGSGTVKFTGSIIDAPCSIKNTNVEVDMGAVSNVVLKDGGRSASKPFKIELVGCTFDTQKSVKTTFTGPEAAEKGLLAIEGTAQGAAIAITNHGNKVIPLGEASDNMSLHLGNNDLNFAAHLKGLNSQDGVKPGDFTAIANFVLNYQ from the coding sequence ATGAAACTTAACAAATTGGCACTGGTTTTAGGTCTTGGTGTGGCTTTGGCTGCGGGTGCGGCAAATGCGGATGACCAAATTCCACAAGAGACAAAATTAGTTAACCAAGGTAGCGGTACTGTTAAATTCACCGGTTCTATCATTGATGCACCTTGCTCAATCAAAAACACCAATGTTGAAGTTGATATGGGTGCAGTTTCGAATGTTGTTCTGAAAGATGGTGGCCGCTCAGCTTCTAAGCCTTTCAAAATTGAATTAGTTGGCTGTACTTTTGATACTCAGAAAAGTGTGAAAACCACCTTTACTGGCCCAGAAGCTGCTGAGAAAGGCTTGCTGGCGATTGAAGGTACTGCACAGGGTGCTGCAATCGCAATCACTAACCATGGCAACAAAGTCATTCCTTTGGGCGAAGCGTCAGACAACATGTCTCTGCATTTAGGCAACAATGATCTGAACTTTGCTGCGCATCTGAAAGGCCTGAATAGTCAAGATGGTGTGAAACCAGGTGATTTCACTGCTATCGCAAACTTTGTTTTAAACTACCAATAA
- the deoD gene encoding purine-nucleoside phosphorylase yields MATPHINAEMGDFADVVLMPGDPLRAKYIAETFLEDARQVNNVRGMLGFTGTYKGRRISVMGHGMGIPSCSIYAKELITEFGVKKIIRIGSCGAVSEDVKIRDVVIGMGACTDSKVNRLRFKDHDFAAIADFDLVRNAVDAAKAKNVNVRVGNIFSADLFYTPDPQMFDVMEKYGILGVEMEAAGIYGVAAEFGAKALAICTVSDHIRTGEQTTAEERQHTFNDMIEIALESILMGDN; encoded by the coding sequence ATGGCTACCCCACACATTAATGCTGAGATGGGCGATTTTGCTGATGTTGTTTTAATGCCAGGCGACCCACTGCGTGCAAAATACATTGCGGAAACTTTCTTGGAAGATGCCCGTCAGGTTAACAATGTTCGTGGTATGCTCGGTTTCACCGGGACTTACAAAGGCCGCCGCATCTCTGTGATGGGCCACGGCATGGGTATCCCGTCTTGTTCTATCTATGCCAAAGAATTGATCACGGAATTTGGTGTGAAAAAAATCATCCGTATCGGTTCCTGTGGTGCAGTCAGCGAAGACGTTAAAATCCGTGATGTTGTGATTGGTATGGGAGCCTGTACCGATTCCAAAGTCAACCGCCTGCGTTTTAAAGATCACGATTTCGCGGCGATTGCTGACTTTGATCTGGTGCGTAATGCGGTTGATGCGGCTAAGGCGAAGAATGTTAACGTGCGTGTTGGTAACATCTTCTCTGCGGATCTGTTTTATACGCCAGACCCGCAAATGTTCGATGTCATGGAAAAATACGGCATTCTGGGTGTTGAAATGGAAGCCGCGGGTATTTACGGTGTTGCGGCGGAATTTGGTGCCAAGGCGTTGGCAATTTGTACTGTTTCTGACCATATTCGTACTGGCGAACAAACCACTGCCGAAGAGCGTCAACATACATTTAATGACATGATCGAAATTGCGCTTGAATCCATTTTGATGGGTGATAATTAA
- the deoB gene encoding phosphopentomutase, with amino-acid sequence MKRTFIMVLDSFGIGASADAEKFGDKGSNTLGHIAEQCARGEADIGRKGPLHLPNLSRLGLGKATEESCGTFPIGLDKDAEIIGAYGYASELSSGKDTPSGHWEIAGVPVLFDWGYFRDEENSFPQELLDKLVERANLPGYLGNCHSSGTVILDKLGEEHMQSGKPIFYTSADSVFQIACHEETFGLDRLYELCEIAREELNIGEYNIGRVIARPFVGDKAGNFQRTGNRHDLAVEPPAPTVLKKLVDEKQGQVVSIGKIADIYANVGITKKVKATGIDALFDASLIEMAQAGDNTIVFTNFVDFDSSYGHRRDVAGYAAALELFDRRLPEMLKLVKEDDILILTADHGCDPTWPGTDHTREHVPVLVYGPKVKPGSLGHRETFADMGQTVAKYFDLTPMDYGKAMF; translated from the coding sequence ATGAAACGTACATTCATCATGGTATTGGATTCCTTTGGTATTGGTGCAAGTGCTGATGCTGAAAAGTTTGGCGACAAGGGATCTAACACGTTAGGGCATATTGCAGAACAATGCGCCCGTGGTGAGGCTGATATCGGCCGTAAAGGGCCACTCCATTTGCCAAACCTGAGCCGTTTGGGATTGGGTAAAGCAACGGAAGAGTCTTGTGGCACTTTCCCGATTGGCTTGGATAAGGATGCCGAAATTATTGGCGCTTATGGTTATGCGAGTGAACTTTCTTCTGGTAAAGACACGCCGTCAGGCCACTGGGAAATTGCCGGCGTTCCGGTTCTGTTTGATTGGGGTTATTTCCGTGACGAAGAAAACAGTTTCCCACAGGAATTGCTGGATAAACTGGTCGAACGGGCAAATCTGCCGGGGTATCTGGGTAACTGCCACTCTTCAGGTACGGTGATTCTGGACAAACTGGGTGAAGAACACATGCAAAGCGGCAAGCCGATTTTCTATACCTCAGCGGATTCGGTTTTCCAGATTGCTTGCCATGAAGAGACCTTTGGCTTGGATCGTCTGTATGAGTTGTGTGAAATCGCCCGTGAAGAGCTGAATATCGGTGAATATAACATTGGCCGCGTGATTGCCCGCCCGTTTGTGGGTGATAAAGCGGGGAATTTCCAGCGTACCGGCAACCGTCATGATTTGGCGGTTGAGCCGCCAGCCCCGACCGTCCTGAAAAAATTGGTTGATGAAAAGCAGGGGCAAGTGGTTTCTATCGGTAAAATCGCAGATATCTACGCGAATGTCGGGATCACCAAAAAGGTCAAGGCGACGGGCATTGATGCCCTGTTTGATGCTTCACTGATTGAAATGGCACAGGCAGGAGATAACACTATCGTATTTACCAACTTTGTTGATTTTGACTCTTCTTACGGTCACCGTCGTGATGTTGCCGGTTATGCAGCCGCGCTGGAGTTGTTTGACCGTCGTCTGCCAGAAATGCTGAAATTGGTGAAAGAAGACGACATTTTGATCTTAACTGCTGACCACGGGTGTGACCCAACCTGGCCAGGTACTGATCACACGCGTGAACATGTTCCGGTTTTGGTTTACGGGCCGAAAGTGAAACCCGGCTCATTAGGGCATCGTGAAACGTTCGCCGACATGGGTCAGACCGTTGCGAAATACTTCGATCTGACCCCTATGGATTACGGTAAAGCGATGTTTTAA
- a CDS encoding outer membrane usher protein — MQTGLLTIHCSEDAMALFSDFMNHNFLSDNRKTISNKKANSKRENTFNKKSVINKKKIANKTKYLIFGVKPLSALVLIVLSGIQAAHSRSSVEFNIGALDVSERANIDLDKFARAGYIMPGNYMMGVRINQNELSDTYSIDFTAPPDDPAGSEACVSPELVKQIALKQQWVEKLGWQNEGQCLDLNTLPGMSTRGDLTTYTLYLIVPKIYLEYDLPDWDPPSRWDNGVPGLLFDYNVNAQTSKPNHGSSNQQISAIGTAGMNLGAWRFRADWQARYHRLKTQDNDKSGNSAGRERDWDWSRYYVYRALPRLEAKLTLGEDYLNSSLFDSFRYTGASLVTDENMLPPNLRGYAPEVTGVARTNAKVTVSQQGRVLYETQVASGPFRIQDLSDAVAGTLDVRVEEQDGGVQEYQVNTATIPYLTRPGRVQYKFVAGQSTNDRHRREGPAFGLGEFSWGINNGWSLYGGLLAAGDYNALSLGIGRDLMMFGALSFDVTESRAKLPGENKTLTGGSYRLSYSKRFDQYNSQVTFAGYRFSERNFMNMGQYIDRRYRNVVSDSGKEMYTITFSKQFADIGLNAHLNYSHQTYWNRPTNDRYNLSLSKYVDIGRYKNINVSLSAYRNNFDNKKDDGMYLNLSIPWGERGTLSYNGMANRQGNAHTVGYFDRIDDRNNYRISVGTNIDGRASTDGYYNHYGDKVLLTASASYQDGGNTTAALGLQGGVTVTTTGAALHRTNLPGATRLMVDTEGVSNVPIRGFGSAVHTNYFGKAVLVDVNSYYRNRANIDLDNLPDDVEALRSVQQATLTEGAIGYRKFQVISGIKAMTNIRLPDGSSPPFGASVVNAAQREIGIIGDEGYAYLSGINPGEKLKVHWNGSAQCEITVPDEITSESLTSLLLPCQFLTGDSQ, encoded by the coding sequence ATTCAAACTGGATTATTAACGATTCATTGTTCAGAGGATGCTATGGCTTTATTTTCAGATTTTATGAATCATAATTTTTTATCTGATAATAGAAAAACAATCAGTAATAAAAAAGCAAACAGTAAAAGAGAAAATACCTTCAATAAAAAGAGTGTGATTAATAAAAAGAAGATAGCGAATAAAACAAAATACTTAATCTTCGGTGTTAAACCTCTTTCAGCCCTCGTGCTGATTGTCTTATCCGGCATTCAGGCCGCACATTCTCGCTCGTCCGTTGAGTTCAATATTGGTGCCCTGGATGTCAGTGAACGTGCCAATATCGATTTGGATAAATTTGCCAGAGCGGGTTATATCATGCCGGGCAACTATATGATGGGTGTCCGGATAAATCAGAATGAACTCTCGGATACCTATTCTATTGATTTTACTGCCCCGCCTGATGATCCAGCGGGCAGTGAAGCCTGTGTCTCCCCTGAATTAGTCAAACAAATCGCACTGAAACAGCAGTGGGTAGAAAAATTAGGTTGGCAGAATGAAGGTCAATGTCTTGATCTCAATACCTTACCGGGCATGTCAACCCGAGGTGACCTGACGACTTATACGTTGTATTTAATCGTCCCTAAAATTTATCTGGAATATGATTTGCCGGACTGGGACCCCCCTTCTCGTTGGGATAATGGCGTCCCCGGATTACTGTTTGACTATAACGTTAACGCACAAACTTCTAAACCGAATCACGGCAGTAGTAACCAACAAATAAGTGCAATCGGAACCGCTGGTATGAATTTGGGGGCATGGCGTTTTCGGGCTGATTGGCAAGCCAGATATCATCGTCTTAAAACGCAGGATAATGATAAATCGGGGAATTCCGCAGGAAGAGAACGTGACTGGGACTGGAGCCGTTACTACGTATATCGCGCGCTTCCCCGGCTGGAAGCAAAATTGACATTGGGTGAGGATTACCTCAATTCCAGCCTTTTCGATAGTTTCCGCTATACGGGCGCCAGTTTGGTGACTGATGAAAATATGTTGCCACCGAATTTGCGCGGGTATGCACCGGAAGTCACCGGCGTGGCACGGACTAATGCCAAAGTGACGGTTAGCCAGCAGGGAAGGGTACTGTATGAAACTCAGGTCGCTTCCGGCCCCTTCCGTATTCAGGATCTGAGTGATGCGGTCGCAGGAACACTGGATGTCAGAGTCGAAGAGCAAGACGGTGGCGTGCAGGAATATCAGGTCAATACCGCAACAATCCCTTATCTGACGCGCCCCGGCCGCGTCCAGTACAAATTTGTTGCCGGCCAATCCACGAATGACCGCCACCGTCGTGAAGGGCCCGCGTTCGGGCTGGGGGAATTCTCATGGGGAATTAACAACGGTTGGTCGCTGTATGGCGGGCTGTTGGCCGCGGGGGACTATAACGCCCTGTCGCTGGGGATTGGCCGCGACCTGATGATGTTCGGTGCGCTGTCGTTTGATGTGACGGAATCAAGGGCAAAATTACCGGGAGAAAACAAAACCCTGACAGGCGGATCTTATCGTCTCAGCTATTCGAAACGTTTTGATCAATATAACAGTCAGGTGACCTTTGCCGGATATCGTTTTTCTGAACGTAACTTCATGAATATGGGGCAGTATATCGATCGCCGTTATCGCAACGTTGTTTCCGATAGCGGCAAAGAGATGTATACCATTACGTTCAGTAAACAATTTGCCGATATCGGCCTTAACGCCCATCTTAACTATAGCCATCAAACCTACTGGAACCGGCCAACAAACGATCGCTATAACCTTTCGTTATCCAAATACGTGGATATTGGGCGTTATAAAAATATTAACGTCAGTTTGTCGGCCTACCGCAACAATTTTGACAATAAAAAAGATGACGGCATGTACCTCAACCTTTCCATTCCGTGGGGAGAGCGTGGCACGCTCAGTTACAACGGAATGGCGAATCGTCAGGGGAATGCCCATACCGTCGGTTATTTTGATCGGATTGATGATCGCAACAACTATCGTATTTCAGTGGGAACGAATATCGACGGCAGGGCATCCACTGACGGTTATTACAACCATTATGGTGACAAGGTGTTACTCACTGCCAGTGCCAGTTATCAGGATGGCGGCAATACGACGGCTGCGCTTGGCCTGCAAGGTGGGGTAACGGTAACGACAACCGGGGCTGCCCTGCACCGTACCAATCTGCCGGGTGCAACCCGCCTGATGGTCGATACTGAAGGGGTGAGCAATGTTCCTATCCGGGGATTCGGTTCCGCGGTACACACCAACTACTTTGGTAAAGCGGTGCTGGTCGATGTGAACAGCTACTATCGCAACCGTGCGAATATTGACTTAGATAACTTACCCGATGATGTCGAGGCACTGCGTTCCGTTCAGCAGGCAACCTTAACGGAAGGTGCGATTGGTTATCGTAAATTCCAAGTGATATCAGGAATAAAGGCGATGACAAACATCCGGTTACCTGATGGCTCATCCCCGCCTTTTGGTGCTTCTGTGGTCAATGCAGCCCAACGTGAAATCGGGATTATCGGCGATGAGGGATATGCTTACCTGAGCGGAATCAATCCGGGAGAGAAACTAAAAGTACATTGGAATGGAAGCGCCCAGTGCGAGATTACTGTACCAGATGAAATAACATCAGAATCTTTGACTTCACTTTTACTGCCTTGCCAGTTTTTAACAGGTGATAGTCAGTAA
- the deoA gene encoding thymidine phosphorylase, with amino-acid sequence MFLAQEIIRKKRDGHPLNEEEIRFFINGVRDNTVSEGQIAALAMTIYFHDMTMEERVALTLAIRDSGTVLDWKKLNLPGPVVDKHSTGGVGDVTSLMLGPMVAACGGYVPMISGRGLGHTGGTLDKLESIPGLDIFPAEHHFRDMIRDVGIAIIGQTSALAPADKRFYATRDITATVDSIPLITASILGKKLAEGLDALVMDVKVGSGAFMPTYEQSERLAEAIVGVANGAGCKTTALLTDMNQVLASSAGNALEVREAVQFLTGEYRNPRLFEVTMALSAEMLVSGNLAIDRDEAYRKLQAALDSGKAAETFGRMVAAQRGPTDFVENYARYLPTAKFSKPVLAGQLAEKNGIVAEMDTRALGMSVVALGGGRRKATDTINYSVGLSDIVALGTKVNADTPLAMIHASNEHDWHAAADAVRRAFVFKENEIQATTPMIYRHIRG; translated from the coding sequence TTGTTTCTGGCACAGGAAATTATTCGCAAAAAACGGGATGGCCATCCATTGAATGAAGAAGAAATACGCTTCTTTATTAACGGCGTCCGCGATAATACGGTTTCTGAAGGGCAAATTGCCGCACTGGCAATGACTATCTATTTCCATGATATGACGATGGAGGAGCGTGTCGCACTGACATTGGCGATACGTGATTCGGGTACGGTTTTAGATTGGAAAAAATTGAATTTACCCGGCCCGGTTGTCGATAAACACTCGACAGGCGGTGTGGGGGATGTTACCTCCCTGATGCTTGGTCCCATGGTGGCGGCGTGTGGAGGATATGTGCCGATGATATCAGGGCGTGGCTTGGGGCATACCGGAGGAACGCTGGATAAACTGGAATCTATTCCTGGTCTTGACATTTTTCCCGCTGAGCACCATTTCCGCGACATGATCCGCGATGTGGGCATTGCCATTATCGGGCAGACCAGCGCACTGGCACCTGCGGACAAACGCTTTTATGCGACGCGCGATATTACGGCGACCGTGGATTCCATCCCGTTGATTACCGCCTCTATCTTGGGTAAAAAACTGGCCGAAGGGCTGGATGCCTTGGTGATGGATGTGAAAGTGGGTTCGGGGGCATTTATGCCGACCTACGAACAATCGGAGCGGCTGGCCGAAGCCATCGTTGGCGTCGCCAATGGTGCGGGATGCAAAACCACCGCACTCTTGACGGATATGAATCAAGTTTTGGCATCCAGTGCGGGTAATGCGTTGGAAGTGCGTGAAGCTGTCCAATTCTTGACGGGGGAATACCGTAACCCCCGGCTATTTGAAGTGACGATGGCGTTATCTGCTGAAATGCTGGTTTCGGGCAATTTGGCTATCGATCGTGACGAGGCATACCGCAAGTTACAGGCAGCACTGGACAGTGGCAAAGCGGCGGAAACCTTTGGTCGCATGGTGGCAGCCCAGCGAGGGCCAACCGATTTTGTCGAAAATTACGCTCGTTACCTGCCGACGGCGAAATTCAGCAAGCCAGTATTGGCCGGGCAATTAGCCGAAAAAAATGGCATCGTTGCAGAAATGGATACCCGTGCCTTGGGCATGTCTGTGGTTGCATTGGGCGGGGGACGGCGTAAGGCGACAGATACGATTAATTACAGTGTGGGGCTGAGTGATATCGTTGCGCTGGGCACCAAAGTGAATGCGGATACGCCCTTGGCCATGATCCATGCCAGCAACGAGCATGATTGGCATGCGGCCGCAGACGCCGTGCGCAGGGCTTTTGTCTTTAAGGAAAACGAAATCCAAGCCACCACACCGATGATTTATCGTCATATCCGTGGATAA
- a CDS encoding fimbria/pilus periplasmic chaperone — protein sequence MKLKNILMITAMTITGLMSIHQAMAAIALDRTRVIFNGNTKSVSLNIENQHLDLPYLAQAWIEDEKGNKINGPLVVVPPVQRVEAGAKSQIKIQTLPAIAQLPQDRESLFYFNMREIPPRSEKPNVLQIALQTRVKLFYRPEAVIARRIDLDNPWQEKLTLTREGNQYVVHNPTPYYVTISEASNKVNGKSAEGFQPVMLAPRSSEKLGGTANSLGNAPVLTYVNDYGGRPQLIFNCNSNSSGNTCAVTKAVTGES from the coding sequence ATGAAACTGAAAAATATTCTAATGATAACCGCCATGACGATCACTGGCTTGATGTCAATTCACCAGGCCATGGCCGCGATAGCCTTGGATCGCACCCGCGTGATTTTTAATGGCAATACCAAATCCGTCAGCCTGAACATTGAAAATCAGCATCTTGATTTGCCTTATCTGGCACAAGCATGGATTGAGGATGAGAAGGGAAATAAGATCAATGGCCCGCTTGTGGTTGTTCCCCCCGTACAGCGTGTTGAAGCGGGTGCGAAGAGCCAAATCAAAATTCAAACCCTGCCGGCGATAGCCCAATTGCCACAAGATCGGGAAAGCCTGTTCTATTTCAATATGCGTGAAATTCCGCCACGCAGTGAGAAACCGAATGTGCTGCAAATCGCCTTGCAGACGCGGGTCAAGCTGTTCTATCGCCCGGAAGCGGTGATTGCACGCCGTATTGATCTTGATAACCCGTGGCAGGAAAAACTCACGTTAACCCGTGAAGGCAATCAATATGTGGTGCATAACCCAACACCGTATTACGTCACTATTTCAGAAGCATCGAATAAGGTGAACGGTAAAAGTGCAGAGGGTTTTCAGCCTGTGATGTTGGCTCCCAGAAGCAGTGAAAAACTGGGAGGAACGGCCAATTCATTAGGGAATGCGCCAGTATTGACCTACGTTAATGATTATGGTGGGCGTCCACAGTTAATATTCAACTGTAATAGCAATAGTAGTGGCAATACTTGTGCAGTAACAAAAGCGGTGACGGGTGAAAGCTGA